AAAAGTTATTTAGTTTTTTTAATAAGTTCTTGTTTTGGAGTTTGATTCTGAAAAGACTCTGAAAATAAATTAAAAATTAAGGATGAGGCTGCTAGTCCTAAAAAGCCTGAAATTAAAATAAATATCCAGAACCCTAATGGACTTGGATCCTTAGCTTTTCTAGTTTTATTAGTTTTTTTAGCCACTTCTTCAACTATTTCTTCTATTTTTATCTCTTGCTTCTCTGTATTCAATTCATTCATTATAAATTCTGTATCAAGTTTCAACTTCTGTGAAATTCTACGAACCATTGCTTTGATAAATACTTTTTCAGGCAGCTCTTCTTCATTGCCTTCTTCAATGGCTTTAAGTTGATGAGATCCAATTTTCAAATCAGAAGCCAATTCTTCAACAGATTGATCTCTACTTAACCTTGCCTCTTTAATAAAATTTCCAATTCTTTTTAAAGAGGATTGTTCTTTTTTGGTATTGTCTTCTGGATTAGATTTTATTTCTTTCAAAGCAAATAAATTTTTACTAATTATAGTGATTAATATTTTTCTATCAACTTTGCGATTATTTATTTCTAAAGAGATGCCTATATGATGGATTGTATAGATTAGACCTGTTTTGAGAATTATTAATTGCTGGGCTAATTATGTAAATAGTTGTTCTAATTAATTTTTTTTCAATAGAAAATTTTTCCATATCTTTTAATTCTATTAATGATGTCCAACCATCATCCCAAGATACTCTGAATCCAACAATAACTTTAGTCTCTGGGGGATAAAACTCTAGTAAAGTTTCTTGAGAACTTTTTACATGCCTAGCACTTAGATAAAGGCATAAAGAGGAATTGTGTTTCGCAAGATCTTTTAGAGATTCTTTCTCGGGCATACCAGTTCTGCCTCCTGCTCTTGTTAAAATAATTGTTTGCGTTACGTCTGGGATAGTTAACTCAGCTTCATGATATGCTGCTGCGACTTGAAAAGCACTTACACCTGGAATAACTTCGATTTCAATTTTTTCTTTTTTTAAAATTTCTATTTGTTCTCTAATTGCGCCAAAAAGACAAGGGTCTCCATCATGCAACCTTATAACAGTTTTCCCTTCCTGAAGTTTTTTTATCATGATTGAGGTGATTTGCTCTAAGTTGAGGGAACTCGTTTTTATATTTTCAGAACCTTCTTTAGAAAAATCTAAAATCTTTTCAGGAATTAGAGAATCAGTCCAAATAATGACATCTGCACTTTTTATTTTTTTTAAAGCTTTTAGTGTTAATAAATCTGGATCGCCGGGACCAACGCCAATAAATGATATTTTCTTATTCATTCTTTCTATTTTTACCACTATATGTTCTTAATCTTAAAAAAAATATTCCAATTAATCCAGAAGAAAATAGAAAAATACTTATAAATTGGGCCATTCTTATACCGCCACTACAGAAAGGCGGAAGCCCACCAATGCAAAGGGGGTCAGTTCTTAAACCCTCAATCCAGAATCTTCCAAAGCTATAACTTATTAAATAAAGACAACTAATAAAGCCAGGCCTAAAAAAATCTGTTTTACTCTGTTTATTAAATATCAAAATAAGGAGGATAAATATTAAAAAATTCCAAAATGATTCGTAGAGATAAGTAGGATGAAAGAATTCGTAATTAATAAATTCTAAAGGCCTATTTTGGATAGGTATAAATAATTTCCAAGGCAAATTTGTAGGAACCCCAAATGCTTCATTATTAAAAAAATTTCCCCACCTTCCTATAGATTGTCCAAGAATAATCGAGGGTATTAATATATCTATAAAAGTTTTTAAATCAATGTTTTTCGACTTACAGAAATAGATAATAGATAATAATCCTCCAATTAGACCTCCATGAATTGCTATGCCTCCTTCCCAAACTGCTAGAAAAGAGGGAATTTGAATTGTGTTATTAAATAGCTCAAAAGAAGTAAAAAAATTGTCTCCAATATATTTCCTCCACTCAAAAATTACGTAATAAGTTCTTGCTCCAATTATTGAAAAAATTATTAATGAAGGTAGTATCTCGCTTATGTACTCTGGATTGATATTTCTTGCCTTTGCAAGTTTTTTAGAAATAAATAGGCCTATGAAGACTGAAATCGAAATAAGCAAACCATACCATCTAATCGTTAGAAATCCTAAATGTAAAAATGTTTCTCCTGGAGACTGTATAAAAGCTTGAAATGTAAGCATCCAAAGACAGTTAAATACCCTCTACTGCCTGTACTTTTTCTACTTGTTTTTTCTTTAAGACTAAAAGTATTTGAGTTAGACCTACACCAATAAAGAATGCAATTAATCCAATAACTCTGTAAGGGCTCTGAAGTACCACTTCAGCATCCAATTGCCCAAAACCACCAACGTTTGGATCATTAGTAAGTGGATCACCTGCATTAATTTTGTCCTGTGCTTTTACTATAAGTTGAGGTCCAACTGGTACAGAATCAGTAGTTATTTCACCATTCTCATTTTCTATAATAATTTCATAACTACCATCTTCAATTGTGTCTATTGAATTAATAGTTCCTGTGGCGGAAGAGGTGAATATTACATTATTACTTTTATCTCCAGTTGGGTAAACTTGACCTCTACCTCTATTGCCCCCTATGTGTAATGAGTATTTACCATAGTGATATTCTTTATTTGTGGATGGATCAGGAGAGAGTACAGGGAAAACTATTTCTTTATTGGTATCACCAGGTAAAGGACCTACAATTATTATGTTATCTTTCTCTTCACTGTAATTAGTGAAGTATACTCCTTCCGTCTCTTCTTTGATTTCTTCAGTCCACCTTTCTTGAGGAGCAAGTTTGAAGCCATCAGGCAGCATTACAACAGCACCAACTTGTAATGGAACTTCAGAACCATCAGCTCCAATCTCTTTTAAGTCATTTTTATAAGGTATTTTGACAACAGCTTTGAAAACACTATCAGCACCAACGGATTGTGGAACCTCTGCAATAGTAGGCATCTGAGCTAGATGACAATTCGCACATACTATCTTTCCTGTAGCTTCTCTTGGGGATTCGTAGTTTTGCTGAGCCCAAAATGGATAGGCAAAACTGATCTTGGGATATAAGATAATGCTTGTAGTGAAGAGAAGAGCGCAGATAAATAAAGTTGTTTTTTTCATAATTTGCTTTTTAAGATCATTCATTTTTTTATGCCCACCAAGGATTTTCATTAGTTCTAAAGTCAGTTTCTGACCACTGTTTGACAAGTACAGAATCATCGTCAATATCGACATGAGCTAGTGCTAAAGATAAAGGAGCAGGACCTCTTACTACCTTCCCATTAGTATCGTACTGACTACCATGACAAGGGCATATAAATTTATTAGCACCACTATCCCACGGGACAACGCAACCTAAATGAGTACAAATTGCATTTAAACCAAATTCGCCTATTTCGCCACCCTCATTAACTATTAAATAAGTTGGATCTCCTTTGAGACCTTGTACTAGGCTTCTGTCTCCTGCTTGATGGGTTGCCAACCAACCTGTCTTAGTTATTGGATTCCCTAATTCATCCTTAGCAGAAGTTCCACCACCTCCACTGCCGGCTCTTAAAGGCATGAAATAATTTGCCACAGGATAAAGAGCTCCTAAAGCTACACCAGTTGCAGTACCAAATGTTAGAAGATTCATAAATTGCCTTCGACCCATTGAAGGGACATCATTGGAACTTAATTGAGTCATTCGCTACTTGGTTCTGTTATTTATTAGTTATTATGAATCAAATTGTCTAATTTCTGTTGCAAATAGATAGGACTTTTAATAATTTAAAGTAAAAGTTGAGGAAGTCTTAATTAATTGATTTAAATGAAACCATTACTTGTAGATGAAGTTATTCATTATTTGATTCATCGTTGGGGTAAAAAATATGACTTTAGACTCTTTAAAAGAGGAAGGTTTGTATATTTACAAATGATGTGGGGATTCCTTGGACAGGAATCATTTCCTTTAAGTGAAGTTGAATATCAAAAATCGATAGCTGATAAAATCGAGATTTTAAATAGATGTGGATACTCAGAAGAAGTAAGGGAATGGTTAACAAAAGTAAATGCTAGGCCAAGGCTGGGTAGAGCAGTCAGCTTGCAATTAAATGTTAATGAGAAGATGAAAGAGTTTTTGATTTAAGATTTTCTGATAAGTAAGTTAATCCAGTACCAACAAAAAATAAAAACACAATCGAAATAGATAGCAATGACATTGTCAATGGGTCTGTTGAAGGGGTAATCACTGCAGATAAGATCGCTGAGGAGATCACAACTATTTTCCAATTCGAAATCATTTTCTCTGTAGTAATTATTCCAAGAGAACCAAGAATAAATTGTAATACTGGCAACTGAAAAGCTAATGCAGTACTAGACATTAATAAAAGAACAAAATCAAAATATCTCTCTATTGACCAAGTTGGTTCAACAATGTCAGCACCGAAAGTAATAAAGAATTTTATGGCTGCAGGAACTAATATCCACCATGAAAAAATTAATCCTAAGAAAAATAGAAGACCTGAACCAAAAACTGCGGGCAAGATAAGGCTTTTTTCTTGTTTTGTTAATCCTGGGGAAATGAATAATATTATTTGATAAAAAATATAGGGCATAGAAACTATTAATCCGCTATAACCTGCAACTTTAATAGCAACAAATAAGAACTCTCCTGGAGCAAGTTGTAGTAAATGTATATCACCTGCTGGAACTTCTAAAAAAGATATTAACGGCTTTATAACAAGAAAGCTTAAAAATATTGAGATAAGTATTGAATAAACTGAGTTTAGTATCCTTTGCCGAAACTCCTCTAGGTGATCACTGAAAGTCATCAAATCTGATAATTTATTTTCGCTCTGACCTGTAACTTTCATTATTGTTTACTAAAGATTTTGTAAGAAAAAGCTTTTAAATCAATTTTGCCAAAGTCTAATTTTATTTTTCGGTAAATTTAATTATTTGCTTCATTTAGGATTAGTTGGGTCTGGTAATAAGAAAGGAGGAGCATCATTTAAAGATGATTCGCCGTAAGTTTCATATTCTCTATACCCACCCATTTTCCCATTTGTTTTCATAAGTGCGCTTACGAAGGCAAGTAATAAGAAAACAGTCGGAGCTCCAATTATTAATGCAGCGCCGAAAAGATATCCAACAATAAATTCTGGAAAACTATGATTTCCTAAAAATTCATGAGTACCCAAAAGAAAATCAAACATTTAGATCTAAAATTTTTTTTATTATAAACTAAATTACTGTTTTAAGATTTTTTTTAATGTAATCTTCTCCTCTTGTAGGATTTCCCCAAATAATCTCTCCATTTTTAAAGGAAACACATCCTGGCCCTCCTTTTGTTATTTTTTGCAAATCTTTAATTTTTACTAAGTTAATTGGAACTTTAATGTTTCTTTTTGCCTTACTAAACAAAGCAGCTAAATCTGCAGCTATTTGCAGATCTTGTTCAGATGCTTCTTGAGATGAAGACTTTAATACTACGTGACTTCCTGGCGATTCCTGAGCATGAAACCATAGATCGCCTTTCTTCGAAAACTTAAAACTGATTAAATCATTTTGCCTCATATTTCTCCCAACCTGAAGCTTTAATCCTGTGGGAGTCTTGACTTGAATTGGGGAAGATTGTATCTCAGATATATTTTTCTTATTTTCTCTTCGCGTCTTTTGATTAATATTAAACTCGTTACAAATTTCTTCCATAATTTCTTCCACTAGTTTAATTTTTATAAAAAGTTCTTCATGTTTTAAAGAATTTAGATTTTCTAAAAGCGTTGTGAATTCATCTAATCTATTTAGATTAGTTTTGTAAATATTTAGTCTTTCTTTTATCAATTCACGAGATCTTTTTAGTTTTTTTGACTTTTTATACAGTTTCTGTCCTTTTATGATGTCTTGTTTTTTGATCTCATTTTTAGTGAATATTTTGTCAGCTTTTTCTTTATATACTTCGTAATTTTCTGACTTTAAAAGGAGATCATATTGCATGTTTAAATTCTTTTTTTCAGTATTTTTTTGTTTGAAAATTATCCCTTCAGTTTTATTTGATAACAATTCAAGTTTTTTTTGTTTTAAATGATAATCATAATAATTCTCTAAACCAACGCATAAATCAATTTTTTTTTCAGATTTAATTTCTTTATCTGAAAACCAAACGCAATAAAAAAATTGATTAAATATGGCAAAGGAAAAGCTATTATTTTGAAATCTATTTATCCATATCCTCCAACTTTTAAATATCTCCTTTAAATTGGCATCGCTAATGAAATCAATATTTCTCTCCATTATTTCCGAATCGCTAATATTACTAAAGACCTCTAATTGCTTCGTTAAAATTGGACTTACACCTTGGTAAGTATTGATTAAACAATGTTTCAATGAATTAGGTACTGTAGAAATTGATTCTTTCCACGATTGAAAAGATTCATCTTCTCTTGGTTTTTTTTTAAGATTAATTGGGGGGTTAGAATAAATTGATCCTGTTGAAATTTTTCTAAAACTAGATTCACTTGATTTGAGTTGTTTCCCTACAGCAATTATTTTTTGTTTATTGTCTAAATAGAAAATATTACTATGTTTTCCCATTAACTCAAAAATCAAATACTTGCTAATCTCATCTCTTGGTTTTTTTGCAAAACCAAATTTTATAACTCTCTCGTAATCATTTTGGTCAATCGAAATTAAAGCCATATATTTTAATCCGTATCTTAATTGTTTAGAAAGTGTACTTTCTCTTCCAACCTTTTCTGGTTTATTTATCTTTAGTATTCTGGGAGAGTCTCCATTCCATGAAACTTCTAACCAAGTTTGATAATTAACTCCTCTTAGACAGAATTGAATGGTATTAGGCTCAGGTTGTTGGGCAGTTTCAAACTTTGCAGGTAAAATTTGTTTTGATAAATAATGCAAGATAGATCTAATAGATGTAATATCCATTATCTGAGGCACACCTTTTTGCATTATTTATTTTTAACTCAGAAGATTTTTATTTTACTGTAAAAAATTTAATATGAAAAATTTTAAAAAACTCATTATCCTTACCGGACCAAGCGGGGTTGGCAAAGGAACTGTCATCAAAGAAATATTAAGTAAGGATAAAAATATTTGGCTTTCAATATCTGCAACTACAAGAGAACCCAGAGAGGGAGAGAAAGAAGGTGAAAATTATTACTTTTTGAATAAAGAAAAGTTTAAAGAAATGATTAAACAAAACCTTTTTCTTGAATGGGCCAAATTTGCTGGTAATTATTATGGAACTCCTTTATCTTCTGTTAATGAGAAAATCGAAAAGGGATTAACCGTTTTACTTGAAATTGAGGTGGAGGGCGCAAAACAAATTAAAGAAAAGTTTTCTGAGTCCCTTTCAATATTTTTACTCCCTCCAGATATAGCAGAGTTAGAGAGAAGAATAAGAAATAGAGGAACAGAAAAAGAAGAGGCAATAAAAAAAAGACTCTTAAGAGCTAATTATGAGATTTCAGAATCAAATCAATTTGATTTTGCTTTGACAAATCACAATGTTTATGAAACAGCAAAAAGAATAATCAAGTTAATACAAACTTGACTATTCTTTCTTTTATTCAGCTCATTGGATGAAATAATAAGTCTGGGAAAAACCTATTAAATTCAATAATTATTCCTGCTGTAACAGTCAACCAAGCCGCTGCTACTACAGGAGCTGATCTCATGTATTTAGTACTAAAAAGTTTGAACATTTTTTTAAGATAAATATTTTAAGTTAAGTTTTAGCGTGGACCATTTAGAGTGATATTTTTATCTGATTCTCTAAGTTCTCCACTTCTTCCTTGCTTGTTTGCAAGTAAGGGCCATTGGGCTCCTTTTATAAGACATTTCTGTGCTAGAGAGAAGTCTATAAAGATTTCCATGTCAGCGGGATTCTTAGTCTTTTTAGATTCAATTAGATACTCCCTTCCAGACCAACCAATTATGCCAGCAATATAAATAAATATTGTACCTGGTATAAGAAGGTCTCCTTCATGTCCTCTGTTTAAAAGTGCACCCCATGGTTCTAATGGAGCTCCTAAAATTAAATGAGGTAAGCCATCATCTCCGCAAGATGCTTTGCCATACCTTTCAAATCTTGCGATGTCTTTCTGAGTAGTAGCAGAACTCGCTCTCTCAATAAATTTAGGATTTTCAGAGCATTTTGTGAGGGCTGATGCGGTAAATTCTGTACTTGCTCTGTCAGCGTTTAATGCTGGACCATTAGCAGCTAAAGCAATAGGAGTAAGTCCTAGAAACAGAAAAACTGAGGTTATGATTGAAAAAAAGAATTTCATAAGTTGCAATCTTTAATTCCTTATAATGTGTTAAGTAAGAAATTATTATTAAAATAGAACAAGTTGAAGCAAATATGCGTAAAGTTTTAGCTATTGAAACAAGTTGTGATGAGACATCTGTCTCAATAGTGTCTAATATTGGTGATTCTTTTAAAATTCATTCAAATATTATTGCATCTCAAATTGAAGATCATTCAAAATGGGGAGGAGTTGTTCCTGAACTTGCTGCCAGAAAACATTTAGAATTATTACCTTTTGTTTTAGAAAAAGCATTAATAGAATCAAAAATTAAAATTGAAGATATTGATTATATTGCATCAACTGTAGCTCCTGGATTGGTTGGGTGTTTACGGGTTGGCTCTATTACTGCAAGATCACTTTGCATTATACATTCAAAGCCATTTTTGGGGATTCATCATTTGGAGGGCCATTTGTCTTCAATTCTATTCTCAGAAAAATATCCAAAGAAATCTTTTCTTACATTACTTGTGAGTGGAGGACATACTGAATTAATTAAGGTTAATGAGAGAAGGGGAATGCAAAGACTTGGGAAGAGTTTTGATGATGCCGCTGGAGAAGCCTTTGATAAAGTCGGAAGATTATTAGGTCTTAGTTATCCAGGAGGACCGGCAATTGCAAATATTGCTAAAGAGGGCAATCCTATGAAATTCAATTTACCAAAATGTAGGATCTCTGATAAAAAGGGTGGATTTCTTAAATATGATTTCTCTTTTAGTGGTCTAAAAACTGCTGTATTAAGACTAGTTGAAAAAATAAATCTAGATGGTAAACCAATCCCAGTCCCTGATATAGCTGCAAGTTTTGAGAGAGTAGTGGCGGAGGTTTTGGTGGAGAGAACTATAAAATGTGCAAAAGATCATGGCTTGGATAATGTTGTTGTTGTAGGAGGTGTGGCTGCTAATAATACATTAAGAAAAATGATGATTAGTGAAGCAAGTAAAAAATCTATTAAAGTTCATTTAGCTCCCCTTAATCTTTGTACAGATAATGCGGCGATGATTGGAGCAGCTGCGTTGTTCAGAATCAAATTTAAGGATCATATAAGTTCCCTTAAATTAGGTGTCTCAGGAAGACTATCAATTGAACAAGCAAATACTCTTTATGAAGAAAATCCTCCTTTCTAAATCAAATGAACAAACAACCTAAAATTGAGATGGAAGAAACAAAAAACCTCGTTGATAAAAAGGAACTCAATTTATGGAAAAGAGGCTTTACCCCACAAGCCGAAATATGGAACGGGAGGATGGCAACTATTGGTATAGGCATAATTTTTATTATTGTTGCTTTAATAAGCCAATTTTCCTAATAGAGAAAAACTTTTTTGACTTATTCAGTAATTTAGTGAGGCTTATTAATTAAATTAAAAAAATATTGTATTTAATGGACTTGTGATGAGATTATTGATTTAATCAAAATGATTAATATTTTTATTATTTGTAAGATTATATGACGCCCGAAAGGCTTGGATTACTTTGGGGAATAACTTTATTTGCAGGTGCTTGTGCTCGACTATTTTCTTCTGTTACGGGATTCCCAAGTGTTGTTATTTTATTACTCTCTGGATTATTCATCGGAAGATCAGGCTTAGGACTGGTTGAGCCTTTAGATCTTGGACAAGGGCTCGAAACTATTGTTGGACTTTTAGTCAGCTTAGTTCTTTTCGAAGGTGGACTAAATTTAAAACTGCCTGAAGGGAATGTAAGAAATACTGTTTTAAAAATTTCACTGATCAGACTATTTATTTCATTATCTGCTGGAATTTTTATTGCTCATTGGCTGGCTGGTCTTTCATGGCAGGTTGCAGGAATATATAGTGCTATAGTTCTAGCTACTGGACCAACAGTCGTTTCTCCATTAGTTGAACAAATAAAATTAGTTTCCCCTCTTTCGGAAGTTTTAAAGGCTGAGGGATTGTTACTTGAACCAATTGGAGCAGTATTAGCATTATTACTTTTAGAACTAACTCTAGGGGATTTGCATGGGATCAAGGATGTATTTGTTGCATTAATGCAAAGATTAGGGGGAGGCGTTCTAATAGGATTAGGTTCAGGATGGTTACTATCAGAAATTTTAAAAAAAACAAAAAATGAAGCCTCATTTGGTCTAGAGCTTCAAGTTACCCTTGGATTTATTTTTCTTGTATATGGAATATGTGAATATTTTTTACCAGAATCAGGCTTGCCTGCCTCTGTTGCGGCAGGCTTTATTGTGGGCAAAAGAGAAGTAATAGATAAGGAGAGATTGGATAATCTAATAGGTGAATTAGCTCAATTAGCGATAACAGTTCTTTTCCCCCTTTTGGCAGCTGATGTCTCTTGGCGTGAATTAAGTCCTCTAGGTTGGGGAGGGGTTGTTTGTGTTTTTATGTTGATGGTAATTGTTCGTCCTATCTCAATATGGATAGCAACAATAGGAAAAGAATTAAACTTAAAAGAAAAAGTATTTTTGGCCTGGTTAGCTCCAAGAGGTATTGTTACTGCAGCGGTTGCCTCTCTTTTTTCTATCAGATTAGAACAGGCTGGTATCCTTGGGGCTGGACGTCTTCAAGGTTTAGTTTTTCTTACAATATTAATGACAGTAGGAATTCAAGGCCTTACGGCTAAACTTTTGGCAAATCGGCTTGAATTAGTCCAAAAAGAAATTTAGATTAATTTAAGACATCTTTCAATCCTCGATATATCACTTTTACTTTCTGCTAAAAGTTCCCAACTTTGAATTAAATCTGGCCCACTGAGAGAACCAAAAAAGGCTACTCTTAATGATTTCATTAAAATGCCTTTTTTGACATTATGGATTTTTGAAATTTCTTTTATTATTTCTTTGGCTTTCTCTTTGGTTAGTTTGACAGTTTTTTGCTCAGTTAAATAACTTAGAATTAGTTTTAGAGATGCTTTACTATCCTTTGTTTCGAGGAAATCTTTACCTTCTTTTTGAATTGGAGGTAATAAGAAAAATGGTTTTGATTGATCAATAGAATCTTTTAAAAGGGTCATTGAGTCTTTAATCAAAATTACTAATTTAATAGCCCATTCTTTAGATGGAGGATTCCAACCCAAATTATCCCAGTATCTACATATGACCTCACTTAATTTTACGGAATCCATATTTCTTATGTATTGAGAATTAATCCAGTTGAGTTTTTCCCAACTGAATTTTGCTCCAGCTTTATTTATATCTGACAAGTCAAAAGTTTTAGATATCTCATTAAGTGTCAGTATTTCACTCACGGCAGATTTTGGGGACCAACCTAGAAATGCCATGTAATTTGCTAATGCTTCGGGTAAATATCCCATATCTCTAAATTCATCGATGGAAGTAACGCAATCTCGCTTGGATAATTTTTTCCCTTCGCTATTTAGTATTAGCGGTGTATGTGAAAAAGTTGGTAGTTTGAAATTTAACGCTTCATAAATCAATATTTGTTTCGCAGTATTAGAGATATGGTCTTCTCCTCTTACGACATGAGTTATGTTCATGAAATTATCATCAACTACAACTGCAAGATTATATAAAGGATCGCCTATCTCATATCCCTTAGCCCTTCTTGATAAAACCAAATCACCACCCAAGTCCTTACCTTGCCATTTAATTTCACCTCTTATCTGGTCTAACCATTTTATTTGTATTTTTTCATCAATTTTAAACCTTATTACGGAAGTCCTTCCTTTGGATATGAATGTTTCTATTTCTTCTTTTGAAAGATTTCTATGTCTATTATCATGCCTTGGAGGTAAACCTTTCTTCTTTTGTTCCTCTCTTAATTCAGAAATCTCATCGTCGGTGGTAAAGCATCTATAGGCAGCTCCACTTTCTAGTAGCTTTTTGATGTGTTTTTTGTGAGTCGAAATTCGGTCACTTTGCTTTATCGGTTCTTCATCCCATTTAAGTCCAAGCCATTGCAAGCCCTCTAATATATTATTTGTGTATTCAGATTTAGATCGAAGAAAATCTGTATCTTCTATTCTGATCAGAAACTTTCCGCCTATTTTTTGTGCATACAACCAGTTGAATAATGCTGTTCTAGCGGTCCCAATATGAAATAAACCTGTTGGACTCGGGGCTAATCTTAAACGTTTTTCCAAATTTTTTAAAAAAAAACGGGACCGACGGGATTCGAACCCGCAACTTCCGCCGTGACAGGGCGGTGCTCTAACCAGTTGAACTACGGTCCCAGAGTTTTGTTCTAAAGTTATTTAGAACTACATTCTTAAAATTATCAGATCATAATACTTAATTTATGTTGTTGTAATAAAAAAAATTTATTAATTTGAGGATTTACAGAAATAGTTAGTTTATAGCAGCCTTGATATAAATAACTATTTATTTTTGAGGTCTAAAACCAGCAGGTTCTATCAACCTAACTTGGTTACCTCTAGCGGTAAACTCTCTGCCTTGGTCGCTTTGTACGACAACTC
This window of the Prochlorococcus sp. MIT 1314 genome carries:
- a CDS encoding NFACT family protein: MDITSIRSILHYLSKQILPAKFETAQQPEPNTIQFCLRGVNYQTWLEVSWNGDSPRILKINKPEKVGRESTLSKQLRYGLKYMALISIDQNDYERVIKFGFAKKPRDEISKYLIFELMGKHSNIFYLDNKQKIIAVGKQLKSSESSFRKISTGSIYSNPPINLKKKPREDESFQSWKESISTVPNSLKHCLINTYQGVSPILTKQLEVFSNISDSEIMERNIDFISDANLKEIFKSWRIWINRFQNNSFSFAIFNQFFYCVWFSDKEIKSEKKIDLCVGLENYYDYHLKQKKLELLSNKTEGIIFKQKNTEKKNLNMQYDLLLKSENYEVYKEKADKIFTKNEIKKQDIIKGQKLYKKSKKLKRSRELIKERLNIYKTNLNRLDEFTTLLENLNSLKHEELFIKIKLVEEIMEEICNEFNINQKTRRENKKNISEIQSSPIQVKTPTGLKLQVGRNMRQNDLISFKFSKKGDLWFHAQESPGSHVVLKSSSQEASEQDLQIAADLAALFSKAKRNIKVPINLVKIKDLQKITKGGPGCVSFKNGEIIWGNPTRGEDYIKKNLKTVI
- a CDS encoding Photosystem I reaction center subunit III — encoded protein: MKFFFSIITSVFLFLGLTPIALAANGPALNADRASTEFTASALTKCSENPKFIERASSATTQKDIARFERYGKASCGDDGLPHLILGAPLEPWGALLNRGHEGDLLIPGTIFIYIAGIIGWSGREYLIESKKTKNPADMEIFIDFSLAQKCLIKGAQWPLLANKQGRSGELRESDKNITLNGPR
- the psaJ gene encoding photosystem I reaction center subunit IX — its product is MFKLFSTKYMRSAPVVAAAWLTVTAGIIIEFNRFFPDLLFHPMS
- the gmk gene encoding guanylate kinase is translated as MKNFKKLIILTGPSGVGKGTVIKEILSKDKNIWLSISATTREPREGEKEGENYYFLNKEKFKEMIKQNLFLEWAKFAGNYYGTPLSSVNEKIEKGLTVLLEIEVEGAKQIKEKFSESLSIFLLPPDIAELERRIRNRGTEKEEAIKKRLLRANYEISESNQFDFALTNHNVYETAKRIIKLIQT
- a CDS encoding DUF3067 family protein — translated: MKPLLVDEVIHYLIHRWGKKYDFRLFKRGRFVYLQMMWGFLGQESFPLSEVEYQKSIADKIEILNRCGYSEEVREWLTKVNARPRLGRAVSLQLNVNEKMKEFLI
- the lgt gene encoding prolipoprotein diacylglyceryl transferase: MLTFQAFIQSPGETFLHLGFLTIRWYGLLISISVFIGLFISKKLAKARNINPEYISEILPSLIIFSIIGARTYYVIFEWRKYIGDNFFTSFELFNNTIQIPSFLAVWEGGIAIHGGLIGGLLSIIYFCKSKNIDLKTFIDILIPSIILGQSIGRWGNFFNNEAFGVPTNLPWKLFIPIQNRPLEFINYEFFHPTYLYESFWNFLIFILLILIFNKQSKTDFFRPGFISCLYLISYSFGRFWIEGLRTDPLCIGGLPPFCSGGIRMAQFISIFLFSSGLIGIFFLRLRTYSGKNRKNE
- the tatC gene encoding twin-arginine translocase subunit TatC; the protein is MKVTGQSENKLSDLMTFSDHLEEFRQRILNSVYSILISIFLSFLVIKPLISFLEVPAGDIHLLQLAPGEFLFVAIKVAGYSGLIVSMPYIFYQIILFISPGLTKQEKSLILPAVFGSGLLFFLGLIFSWWILVPAAIKFFITFGADIVEPTWSIERYFDFVLLLMSSTALAFQLPVLQFILGSLGIITTEKMISNWKIVVISSAILSAVITPSTDPLTMSLLSISIVFLFFVGTGLTYLSENLKSKTLSSSH
- the petC gene encoding cytochrome b6-f complex iron-sulfur subunit, yielding MTQLSSNDVPSMGRRQFMNLLTFGTATGVALGALYPVANYFMPLRAGSGGGGTSAKDELGNPITKTGWLATHQAGDRSLVQGLKGDPTYLIVNEGGEIGEFGLNAICTHLGCVVPWDSGANKFICPCHGSQYDTNGKVVRGPAPLSLALAHVDIDDDSVLVKQWSETDFRTNENPWWA
- the cobM gene encoding precorrin-4 C(11)-methyltransferase; its protein translation is MNKKISFIGVGPGDPDLLTLKALKKIKSADVIIWTDSLIPEKILDFSKEGSENIKTSSLNLEQITSIMIKKLQEGKTVIRLHDGDPCLFGAIREQIEILKKEKIEIEVIPGVSAFQVAAAYHEAELTIPDVTQTIILTRAGGRTGMPEKESLKDLAKHNSSLCLYLSARHVKSSQETLLEFYPPETKVIVGFRVSWDDGWTSLIELKDMEKFSIEKKLIRTTIYIISPAINNSQNRSNLYNPSYRHLFRNK
- a CDS encoding helix-turn-helix domain-containing protein, with the translated sequence MKEIKSNPEDNTKKEQSSLKRIGNFIKEARLSRDQSVEELASDLKIGSHQLKAIEEGNEEELPEKVFIKAMVRRISQKLKLDTEFIMNELNTEKQEIKIEEIVEEVAKKTNKTRKAKDPSPLGFWIFILISGFLGLAASSLIFNLFSESFQNQTPKQELIKKTK
- the petA gene encoding cytochrome f; protein product: MNDLKKQIMKKTTLFICALLFTTSIILYPKISFAYPFWAQQNYESPREATGKIVCANCHLAQMPTIAEVPQSVGADSVFKAVVKIPYKNDLKEIGADGSEVPLQVGAVVMLPDGFKLAPQERWTEEIKEETEGVYFTNYSEEKDNIIIVGPLPGDTNKEIVFPVLSPDPSTNKEYHYGKYSLHIGGNRGRGQVYPTGDKSNNVIFTSSATGTINSIDTIEDGSYEIIIENENGEITTDSVPVGPQLIVKAQDKINAGDPLTNDPNVGGFGQLDAEVVLQSPYRVIGLIAFFIGVGLTQILLVLKKKQVEKVQAVEGI